A stretch of Zootoca vivipara chromosome 13, rZooViv1.1, whole genome shotgun sequence DNA encodes these proteins:
- the RRAS gene encoding ras-related protein R-Ras translates to MMNPKEGAAPLEKYKLVVVGGGGVGKSALTIQFIQSYFVSDYDPTIEDSYTKICNIDGTSTRLDILDTAGQEEFGAMREQYMRTGEGFLLVYAINDRGSFNEIHKFHTQILRVKDRDDFPMILVGNKADLDLYRQVPKEEALSFARENRIPYMEASAKIRLNVDESFYELVRAIRRFHELESPPAPAVSPKKKESKGCPCSLL, encoded by the exons ATGATGAATCCCAAGGAAGGCGCGGCGCCgctggagaaatacaagctggttGTGGTCGGCGGAGGCGGCGTGGGCAAGAGCGCCCTCACAATCCAATTCATCCAG tcgtATTTTGTCTCAGACTATGACCCCACAATTGAGGACTCGTACACAAAAATCTGCAACATCGATGGCACCTCCACACGGCTGGATA TTCTGGACACAGCTGGCCAGGAGGAGTTTGGGGCCATGCGAGAGCAGTACATGCGTACTGGGGAAGGTTTCCTCCTCGTCTATGCCATCAATGATCGTGGCAG TTTCAATGAGATCCACAAGTTTCACACTCAGATACTTCGAGTGAAAGACCGTGATGACTTTCCCATGATCCTTGTGGGGAATAAGGCTGACCTTGACCTTTATCGGCAG GTACCCAAGGAGGAGGCTCTCAGCTTTGCCCGGGAGAATCGGATCCCGTACATGGAAGCCTCTGCTAAAATCCGCCTCAACGTGGATGAATCTTTCTATGAGCTGGTCAGGGCCATCAG GAGGTTTCATGAGCTGGAATCCCCCCCTGCCCCGGCTGTCAGCCctaagaagaaagaaagcaaaggctGCCCTTGTTCCCTGCTGTAA